The proteins below come from a single Pichia kudriavzevii chromosome 2, complete sequence genomic window:
- a CDS encoding uncharacterized protein (PKUD0B10275; Pfam Domains: DAO(5e-28)), with product MVRIVVVGAGVVGLTSALELLKDKSNEITIVAQQFPTDYNHSTIYTSPIAGANWHSFAPKEDKFTQEIDIVGYYKFKELSRIPESGVTSRKEKFYVTLDKFYNVYSGKKMLPWYAHGEFAKLINFRELEAGEYSRDKFAYGFEFDGFVIRTSYYMTYLINEMWRLSGSYEMTNSRFNLRRKSIKKLSDAFDLHHNGKADLVVNCTGLLARDLDDIGKIEKTKMYPVRGIVYIVENNTGMKDNTFVDIFDIEHPDERMYFMPRREGELLIGGVFEEENESQYADPGFLVRLVSRCNKYLPQFDWDNIKVIRTQVGYRPFRKGGYRIEKVGDIVHCYGMGAAGFQSSWGSANKVVGLVSGSKPIKSKF from the coding sequence ATGGTTAGGATTGTCGTTGTTGGCGCAGGTGTCGTTGGTTTGACATCTGCGTTagagttgttgaaagaCAAATCCAATGAAATCACTATTGTTGCACAACAATTTCCTACGGACTATAACCATTCAACTATTTACACCTCACCGATAGCTGGTGCAAATTGGCATTCATTCGCCCCAAAAGAGGATAAATTCACCCAAGAAATAGATATAGTCGGCTActacaaattcaaagagCTCTCAAGAATTCCCGAATCTGGAGTGACGTCTcgtaaagaaaaattttatGTTACCTTGGATAAGTTCTATAACGTTTATTCGGGAAAGAAAATGCTACCATGGTATGCACACGGTGAATTTGCAAAACTCATAAATTTTAGAGAACTCGAAGCAGGTGAGTACAGTAGAGACAAGTTTGCATATGgctttgaatttgatggGTTTGTTATTCGGACAAGCTATTACATGACATACCTAATCAATGAGATGTGGAGACTTAGCGGCAGCTACGAAATGACTAATTCAAGGTTTAACTTGCGTCGTAAGAGTATCAAAAAATTATCTGATGCGTTCGATCTGCATCATAATGGTAAAGCAGATTTGGTCGTTAATTGTACAGGACTATTGGCACGtgatttggatgatattGGGAAGatagagaaaacaaagatgtATCCAGTTAGGGGTATTGTTTACATTGTAGAAAATAATACCGGAATGAAGGATAATACATTTGTTGATATATTTGACATTGAACATCCAGATGAGAGGATGTACTTTATGCCCAGAAGGGAGGGTGAGCTTCTTATAGGAGGtgtatttgaagaagaaaatgaatcACAGTATGCTGACCCGGGATTTTTAGTTCGATTGGTTTCGAGGTGTAACAAGTATCTCCCACAATTTGACTGGGATAACATAAAAGTGATTAGAACACAAGTCGGCTATAGACCATTCAGGAAAGGTGGGTATAGAATTGAAAAGGTAGGTGACATAGTTCATTGTTATGGTATGGGTGCTGCCGGTTTTCAATCAAGTTGGGGAAGTGCAAACAAGGTTGTAGGTCTTGTATCCGGTTCAAAACCGATTAAAAGTAAATTTTAA
- a CDS encoding uncharacterized protein (PKUD0B10280; Pfam Domains: Zn_clus(6.2e-07)), translated as MSERNLRPGLGRKKGLVRNRKINSCKRCYASKRKCDKQKPTCSRCKSLTVDCEYFPENDKTLNPSLHFEKHEGSKNVQSFSSTSVKPSLKNLLNTEINPQPSKQENQNFTLIISSTGEYSKFFPTCTFPFHDHQANLSMVLNFNDAEHRKSAVFDFSMLAPSIRSMNAIKLKIPSKHICDYLVEHFEKFVFPFVPIVDFSEFNYEYKEYWKNPTKYDNNNFLILLFALLFCSCTSIHFINELIRLGLYKGTIPEVIQKIDLINLRRQCFFCIENIKNKLNSDSTPSVSLIVCLSLIYYVGSSNGLTATLPISNLVKYSQIFGLHRRIVNTEELATRDIIYSIVWFLDSLSAYYSGFPPNMYGEIFHSDFSNLFLSNDPNILFLSARVENSKIWNRILYAFNKIKKSDFEEFQNVENSYLDSIVLVNSINYKILANPKFSEDYKKWLVTETRLGLRKSALMLSALRCSLDYRDKNNFNGNITTDLVLHAMLLINESIYKVKLGLEVMAESIWYYRFAIPFQAMYIVLSHVKKYPKIQLNFSMIDDELEYTSVDKFVTFSYNEGDIRMRLVEEAIGTLSFLTHFWHASHVDRFESIIKFRDYIMETVNGEDSMQNHMASTINSEQDTKGKDTPQNPTMVNIRELQEYLEDAYAFLDESSQFWYGDLRSE; from the coding sequence ATGAGTGAGAGAAATTTGAGACCTGGTCTTGGGAGGAAGAAGGGACTAGTACgaaacagaaaaataaattcgTGTAAACGGTGCTATGCATCGAAAAGGAAATGCGACAAACAGAAGCCGACTTGTTCCAGGTGCAAATCACTAACGGTGGATTGTGAATATTTTCCTGAGAATGACAAAACCTTAAACCCATCTTtgcattttgaaaaacatgaaGGTTCCAAAAACGTTCAAAGCTTCTCTTCAACATCTGTAAAACCttcattgaagaacttGCTGAATACGGAAATCAACCCCCAACCGAGTAAGCAAGAGAACCAAAATTTCACATTAATTATAAGCTCAACCGGTGAATATTCCAAGTTCTTTCCCACTTGTACGTTCCCCTTTCATGACCATCAAGCTAATCTGTCGATGGTTTTGAACTTCAATGATGCGGAACATAGAAAGTCTGCTGtttttgacttttcaaTGTTGGCGCCCTCTATCCGTTCTATGAATGCTATTAAACTAAAAATTCCTTCAAAACATATATGTGATTATCTGGTTGAGCACTTTGAGAAGTTTGTTTTCCCGTTCGttccaattgttgatttctccGAATTCAATTATGAATACAAGgaatattggaaaaacCCGACAAAGTACGACAATAACAACTttcttattcttctttttgcaTTATTATTTTGCAGTTGCACCAGTATTCATTTTATTAACGAATTGATTAGATTGGGCCTTTATAAAGGGACAATTCCAGAAGTGATACAAAAAATTGACCTAATTAATCTCAGGAGACaatgtttcttttgtattgagaatatcaaaaataaacttaATTCTGACTCTACCCCATCAGTATCATTAATAGTATGTTTGTCTTTGATATATTACGTTGGTTCTTCAAATGGTCTTACAGCAACATTGCCAATATCAAATCTTGTTAAATATTCTCAAATTTTTGGCCTTCACAGAAGGATTGTAAACACAGAAGAGTTGGCAACCCGAGATATAATTTACAGTATAGTCTGGTTCTTGGATAGCCTGTCTGCTTATTATTCAGGCTTCCCTCCAAACATGTATGGTGAAATATTTCATAGtgatttctccaacttGTTTCTATCAAATGATCCAAATATTCTATTTTTATCCGCAAGGGTTGAAAACTCTAAAATATGGAATCGGATACTATATGCcttcaataaaatcaaaaagtcGGACTTTGAGGAGtttcaaaatgttgaaaattcGTATCTAGATTCTATCGTCCTAGTCAACTCCATCAATTATAAAATACTGGCCAATCCTAAGTTCAGTGAGGATTACAAAAAGTGGCTGGTCACCGAGACAAGATTGGGGCTTAGGAAGTCTGCTTTGATGCTAAGTGCACTGAGATGTTCCTTGGATTACAGGgataaaaataatttcAACGGCAATATAACCACAGATTTGGTTCTACATGCCatgttattgataaacGAGTCAATATATAAGGTGAAGTTAGGACTCGAGGTCATGGCTGAAAGTATCTGGTATTATAGATTTGCTATCCCATTCCAAGCAATGTACATTGTATTATCTCACGTGAAAAAGTATCCTAAAATTcagttgaatttttcaatgattgaTGATGAGTTGGAATACACATCTGTCGACAAGTTTGTGACATTTAGCTATAATGAAGGTGACATACGAATGCGTCtagttgaagaagctatAGGTACCCTTAGTTTTCTTACCCATTTTTGGCATGCTTCTCACGTTGACAGATTTGAAAGTATCATCAAATTTCGAGATTATATAATGGAGACGGTTAATGGAGAAGATTCAATGCAAAACCACATGGCAAGTACCATAAACTCTGAACAAGACACCAAGGGAAAGGATACCCCTCAAAATCCGACTATGGTCAATATTCGGGAACTACAGGAGTATTTGGAAGATGCCTATGCGTTTTTAGATGAAAGTTCGCAGTTTTGGTACGGGGATTTACGATCAGAATAG
- a CDS encoding uncharacterized protein (PKUD0B10290; similar to Saccharomyces cerevisiae YIL112W (HOS4); ancestral locus Anc_2.257), which translates to MSGNSYRRSGGSSHPNSQKGSGHGYYGRPSNNNNQYYHNNSHMDSGHNHDAAYSNYPPHTSYQNYQRGYEHRYNGHYGPRHNSYNTYSYNSRYHNEPGYPTTEQINIHINPNNQPVRNRNISTNATFEPARDESQKPVEKSSRASPSTTQLFSSRRRDPGLTQTREAAPVNAKSIMIKETTKKPIDINSLHAVKKAKKELPDKVDSNFKIDEKPAEESTSIELKEYKNPYTQRYKEDLFNGEKTNPTVLKEEAQSAVVNSSIKFENDDGGQIKSNPEVKTENELYSPEEIRSEIKDDDMLRDVSMKGKEDDKIETVKTPGVNSQYNKDTYNETKMSSQEYKEQVKEEPEKNGDQEKGYNEEQKRSSIENDNNGEHKNEDENEDAAAHDDDDEDDEKVIIPAKRRAVSVEVQSINEESEEETDHEDTVPVPSRKTRRLHRMLEKSTNSDNEKEYPSNKTQGEVTKPAENSIQLQKTRNTSRSSILHPSRSQSPKIRKASKPDSAGRSLLQRMCIKGNLKEVQRLIEQGSPDINSADFAGTTPLHEAALEGFYEIAKILLDHGANVNAQSGDMDKDTPLIDAVSNLHYKLVKLLLTRGANPRIKNSKGMDAIAVLDDLLEDLDDQDADYEPQYHDAKKIRKLLVQYGKNFGEPSVPVSNKRRTSSPADESVNTSIGSDSLDDRIRANDVTYVLNYVSSTLGSSISAESLLLASKLGFPDIASLLIAFGADINYQDKNGWTPLMHAVGKNHFEMVKLLLSNQAKIDLRDKKNRNVLDILRERNLTDSEDYVYIFKKFEEKGLDSSSLSITQTNKKTEANKKTENAKTLEDQKTETLNKVEHEEKLPEDEEIEEPMKRIADELPNKPHKKQKNDEGKPKPLPSVTLMATGKDSSDTAEEKGLLKPKKKEQAEEKSIVYNEPTPDEVEVRRLREIESQKAREALEHQRNERKKMMQRKVAMELDKLQQQRIEEEKNKEREKLERKRKEEEENLKIVKEQEEATKQQAIKAEVDRRKLIRSYYPYGLRQAQFHGTLEKNEIAKYLPLYVFEIEHEQYVVDLQLNLLFGVEDLYTKFPQLSKRKVKYEEKQSIWNFLWPTIGSYKNTELGVAELLKEYKSESEKFNVLITYWTKLHEVEELLKHKEYFTLKECLHSYGYCKASITQSNAAVLNVLDDKTSDTANTRTSLLPSQPVSEETSDMPLRFGPRAREALSVIHRQLW; encoded by the coding sequence ATGTCAGGTAATTCATATCGCCGCTCAGGCGGCTCTTCTCATCCCAACAGCCAAAAGGGATCTGGACATGGCTACTATGGGCGTCCTTCAAACAATAACAATCAATATTACCATAACAATAGCCATATGGATAGCGGTCATAATCATGATGCTGCTTATAGCAATTACCCACCTCACACGTCGTATCAGAATTACCAACGTGGATATGAACATCGATACAATGGACACTACGGGCCTCGTCATAATTCGTATAATACCTACAGTTATAATTCGAGATACCATAATGAGCCTGGTTATCCAACCACCGAACAAATAAATATCCACATCAATCCCAACAATCAACCAGTGAGGAATCGCAACATATCAACCAACGCCACTTTTGAGCCAGCCAGAGATGAGTCACAAAAACCAGTTGAGAAATCTAGTAGAGCTTCTCCATCAACCACACAGCTTTTTTCCAGTAGGAGACGAGATCCCGGATTGACCCAAACAAGAGAGGCTGCACCAGTGAACGCTAAATCAATAATGATCAAAGAGACGACGAAGAAACCCATTGATATCAACAGTTTACATGCAGTTAAAAAGGCCAAAAAAGAACTACCAGATAAAGTGGATTCCAACTTTAAAATAGACGAAAAACCTGCAGAAGAGTCCACTTCtattgaattgaaagaatacAAGAATCCATATACGCAGCGATATAAAGAAGATTTGTTTAATGGCGAAAAAACCAATCCAACTGTCCTCAAGGAAGAAGCACAATCAGCAGTTGTAAATTCCTCAattaaatttgaaaatgatgatgggGGCCAAATCAAAAGTAATCCCGAGGTAAAAACAGAGAATGAATTGTATAGCCCGGAAGAAATACGCTCAGAGATTAAAGATGATGACATGTTGCGAGATGTTTCAATGAAGGGTAAAGAGgatgataaaattgaaaccGTGAAGACACCTGGTGTAAATAGTCAGTATAATAAGGACACATATAATGAAACGAAAATGTCGAGCCAAGAGTATAAGGAACAAGTGAAAGAAGAgccagaaaaaaatggtgACCAGGAAAAAGGATATAATGAAGAACAGAAGCGGAGTAGCATTGAGAATGATAACAATGGTGAACataaaaatgaagatgaaaatgaagacGCAGCTGCacatgatgatgatgatgaagacgacGAGAAGGTCATTATCCCTGCAAAAAGGAGAGCAGTTTCTGTTGAAGTTCAATCAATAAATGAAGAGTCTGAGGAAGAAACAGATCATGAAGATACTGTTCCAGTTCCTTCCCGTAAAACCAGGAGATTACATAGAATGCTAGAAAAGTCTACTAATTCggataatgaaaaagagTATCCAAGTAATAAAACACAAGGCGAAGTGACGAAACCGGCagaaaattcaattcaGTTGCAAAAGACTCGAAATACTAGTAGAAGTTCGATCCTGCATCCTTCACGCTCGCAATCACCAAAAATCAGAAAAGCTTCCAAGCCAGATTCTGCTGGTCGTTCCCTATTACAGAGAATGTGCATCAAGggaaatttgaaagaagTCCAACGGTTGATAGAGCAAGGTTCTCCAGACATCAATTCTGCAGATTTTGCTGGTACTACTCCACTACATGAAGCTGCGTTAGAAGGGTTTTATGAGATTGCCAAAATTCTACTTGATCACGGAGCAAATGTCAATGCACAGAGCGGTGATATGGATAAAGATACCCCATTAATTGATGCAGTCTCGAATTTACATTATAAGCTAGTAAAGCTGTTACTGACAAGGGGTGCCAACCCTAGGATAAAAAATTCTAAAGGCATGGATGCAATTGCCGTTTTAGATGATTTATTAGAAGATTTAGATGATCAAGATGCTGATTATGAGCCACAATATCATGATGccaaaaaaattagaaaactGTTGGTCCAATATGGGAAGAATTTTGGAGAACCTTCAGTGCCAGTATCAAACAAAAGGCGCACTAGCTCACCTGCTGACGAATCTGTAAATACCTCTATTGGTTCAGATTCTTTAGATGATAGGATTCGTGCCAATGATGTTACTTATGTTCTTAATTATGTTTCAAGTACCCTTGGTAGCTCTATTTCAGCGGAGTCTTTATTATTGGCATCCAAACTGGGGTTTCCTGACATTGCAAGTTTGTTAATAGCTTTTGGTGCTGATATAAATTACCAGGACAAAAATGGATGGACTCCCTTAATGCACGCTGTGGGTaaaaatcattttgaaatggtTAAGTTATTACTTTCAAACCAAgcaaaaattgatttgagagacaaaaaaaatagaaacgTTTTGGACATTTTACGAGAACGCAACTTGACAGACTCAGAAGATTATGTGTATATTTTTAAAAAGTTTGAGGAGAAAGGATTAGATAGTTCATCTTTGAGTATAACccaaacaaacaagaaaacagaagcaaacaaaaagacAGAAAATGCTAAAACACTTGAAGACCAAAAGACTGAAACACTCAATAAAGTCGAACACGAGGAAAAGCTTCctgaagatgaggaaattgagGAACCCATGAAAAGAATTGCTGACGAATTACCTAACAAACCACacaaaaaacagaaaaatgatgaagGCAAACCAAAACCCTTGCCCTCAGTTACTTTAATGGCCACCGGTAAAGATTCTAGTGATACGGCAGAGGAAAAAGGTCTATTGAAACCtaagaagaaagaacaagctgaagaaaaatcGATTGTTTACAACGAGCCTACTCCTGACGAGGTTGAAGTGAGGAGGCttagagaaattgaatCCCAAAAGGCAAGAGAAGCCCTTGAACATCAGCGTAATGAGCGTAAGAAGATGATGCAGAGAAAAGTTGCGATGGAGCTAGATAAgttacaacaacaacgtattgaggaggaaaagaacaaagagagggaaaaacttgaaagaaaacgcaaggaagaggaggagaaCCTCAAAATTGTGAaggaacaagaagaagcaacTAAGCAACAAGCTATTAAGGCAGAGGTTGATAGAAGAAAGTTGATACGCAGTTATTATCCTTACGGGTTGAGACAGGCACAATTCCATGGTACTTTGGAGAAAAATGAGATTGCAAAGTATTTACCACTATATGTTTTTGAGATCGAGCACGAGCAGTACGTTGTGGATTTACAATTAAACTTGTTATTTGGCGTAGAGGATCTCTACACCAAATTTCCCCAACTAAGTAAACGGAAGGTGAAGTatgaggaaaaacaaagcaTTTGGAACTTTTTATGGCCTACCATTGGCTCATACAAAAATACCGAATTAGGTGTCGCAGAGCTATTGAAAGAGTACAAATCTGAGTCTGAGAAATTCAACGTTTTGATCACCTATTGGACAAAGTTGCATGAAGTTGAGGAACTCTTGAAACATAAGGAGTATTTCACCCTAAAGGAATGCTTACACTCTTATGGATATTGCAAAGCTTCTATAACGCAAAGTAATGCAGCAGTTTTAAATGTGTTGGATGATAAAACGAGTGATACAGCTAATACACGCACAAGTTTATTGCCATCTCAACCTGTGTCTGAGGAAACTTCGGACATGCCCCTTCGATTCGGCCCTAGGGCGAGAGAGGCACTTTCTGTTATCCACCGGCAACTCTGGTGA
- a CDS encoding uncharacterized protein (PKUD0B10300; similar to Saccharomyces cerevisiae YAL021C (CCR4); ancestral locus Anc_7.78) gives MNITSQYQQNAGTPNSLGSGALNTQQPTSNTQFNNSQYLFQQQQQQGQTHLGQFNISETFADQLGADPHLQGQVDGMNPSKLLSQASYQGNLRNENSQQSSQQLHSLQQQLQQLQLHQAQQVQLNQQQPHQQQQHQQQQQHQQQQQQGTFQSAQPTPRLPTQQLLAQQLQSQYSMNNYMTPRAQQTQLAQTLNLGFNEPVYENISVDPAIHASPHWQHQTQLVEVSRQSNNPHFYARQAASFSRRLINGNQEVTGTTLIDVTKNILTSVSKPQELTNTQNGLQGEQNKGVAGTPTLTSAVIAKKTCTQEADAVDEEEEDQRIRIKENNTQLWTGLDLSGQLMTSLTDKVFKYAFLRRLYLNGNNIKEIPKSIASLKSLRVLDLSCNKLGQLPGEMGMLFNLRYLYLFDNDIREIPDHFGNLVSLEFIGIEGNLHMDKDIISLIAKKGTRGLIYHLRDDCIKLPPPPPRNMIEIGEDGEPKMKKEELKSVKEYNLNSVEKNFFTLMSYNTLCQHYATSKMYKYTPTWALNWEYRRNVLTREILSYSTNIICLQEVETRTYEEYWVPLMKEKGYEGVFHCKSRAKTMNEKSAKRVDGCATFYQTSAFELIDKKILEYGKLVISQEKFKKTEDIFNRFMNKDNIASVSILNHIGSGQKLVVANTHLHWDPEYNDVKAMQVAVLLEELQSLVKNYTSGREDINKIPLIICGDFNSQTNSAVYQFISQGVCKDHGDLRDRDYGKYTAEGLEHPFHLRSAYDVIGELPFTNFTPTFTEVIDYIWYSTPTLSVKGLLGGVDAEYTDKVIGFPTGDCPSDHIPLLSKFEFKKQASGRRVRADFGNGSRKT, from the coding sequence ATGAATATTACCAGTCAGTATCAGCAAAATGCGGGGACTCCTAATTCTCTAGGATCTGGAGCTTTAAACACGCAACAACCTACTTCAAATACgcaattcaacaattctcaatatcttttccaacaacagcaacagcaagGTCAAACTCACCTAGGACAATTCAACATCTCTGAAACTTTTGCAGATCAATTGGGAGCCGACCCTCATCTACAAGGTCAAGTAGATGGAATGAATCCTTCGAAACTTTTATCACAAGCTAGCTATCAAGGTAATTTGAGGAATGAAAATTCGCAACAATCTTCACAACAGCTTCATAGTCTGCAACAGCAACTCCAGCAGTTACAGTTACATCAAGCTCAGCAAGTTCAATtgaatcaacaacaacctcatcagcagcagcaacatcaacagcaacagcaacatcaacaacagcaacaacaaggAACCTTTCAATCTGCACAACCTACTCCTCGACTACCAACTCAGCAGCTCTTAGCTCAGCAACTGCAATCGCAATACTCTATGAACAATTATATGACTCCTAGGGCACAACAAACACAATTGGCACAGACGTTAAACTTAGGTTTTAATGAGCCTGTATATGAGAATATTTCGGTTGATCCAGCTATTCATGCATCACCACATTGGCAACACCAAACCCAATTAGTTGAAGTTTCAAGACAATCCAATAACCCACACTTTTACGCCAGGCAAGCTGCCAGTTTCTCGAGAAGATTAATTAATGGTAATCAAGAGGTAACTGGAACAACATTGATTGATGTCACCAAAAATATATTAACCAGTGTCTCCAAGCCACAGGAACTAACCAATACACAGAATGGATTACAAGGGGAACAAAATAAGGGCGTTGCTGGGACTCCTACATTAACCAGTGCAGTTATTGCGAAAAAAACTTGCACCCAAGAAGCTGATGCggttgatgaagaggaggaagatCAGAGGATCagaatcaaagaaaataatacGCAGTTATGGACCGGTTTAGATTTGAGTGGCCAGTTAATGACTTCTTTAACTGATAAAGTATTTAAATATGCTTTTTTAAGGAGGTTGTATCTCAATGGCAACAACATAAAAGAAATTCCCAAATCAATTGCATCATTGAAGAGCTTGAGAGTTTTAGATTTATCGTGCAATAAGTTGGGACAATTACCTGGAGAGATGGGTATGCTATTCAACCTTAGATATCtatatttatttgataatgatattCGAGAAATACCGGATCATTTTGGTAATTTAGTTTCCCTGGAATTTATTggaattgaaggaaattTGCATATGGACAAAGATATTATTTCTTTAATTGCCAAAAAAGGTACTAGGGGGTTAATCTATCATTTAAGGGATGACTGTATCAAATTACCGCCTCCCCCACCTAGAAATATGATtgaaattggagaagatggCGAACCTaaaatgaagaaggaagaattgaaatcaGTGAAGGAGTACAATTTAAATTCTGTTGAGAAGAACTTTTTTACCTTGATGAGTTACAATACACTATGTCAACACTATGCCACATCGAAGATGTATAAGTATACACCTACTTGGGCACTCAATTGGGAATATAGAAGGAATGTGTTAACGAGGGAGATTTTATCGTATTCTACCAATATAATTTGTTTACAAGAGGTTGAAACAAGAACATATGAAGAATATTGGGTACCATTAATGAAGGAGAAGGGATATGAAGGGGTTTTCCATTGTAAGAGTCGTGCAAAGACCATGAATGAAAAGAGTGCCAAGCGAGTCGATGGGTGTGCAACGTTTTATCAAACTTCGGCATTTGAGTTGATTGATAAAAAGATATTAGAGTACGGTAAATTAGTTATTAGTCAAGAGAAATTTAAGAAAACCGAAGACATTTTCAATAGGTTTATGAATAAGGACAATATAGCATCTGTTAGTATTTTGAATCATATTGGAAGTGGTCAGAAATTAGTTGTTGCAAATACCCATTTACATTGGGATCCTGAATATAACGATGTGAAGGCAATGCAAGTTGCGGTATTATTGGAAGAATTACAAAGTCTTGTTAAGAACTATACCAGTGGGCGAGAAGATATTAATAAAATTCCATTAATTATATGTGGTGATTTCAATTCACAAACCAACTCTGCAGTTTATCAATTTATATCCCAGGGGGTTTGTAAAGACCATGGTGATTTGAGAGACCGTGACTATGGTAAATATACAGCTGAAGGCCTGGAGCATCCGTTCCATTTACGGAGTGCCTATGACGTCATTGGTGAATTACCATTTACAAATTTTACACCAACATTCACGGAGGTTATTGATTATATTTGGTATTCGACACCAACGTTATCTGTAAAGGGTTTGCTTGGGGGTGTTGATGCCGAGTATACGGACAAGGTGATTGGTTTCCCCACTGGCGACTGTCCTTCTGACCATATACCGCTCCTGTCCAAGTTTGAGTTTAAAAAACAGGCTAGTGGTCGGAGAGTGCGTGCGGACTTTGGAAATGGGTCTCGCAAGACGTGA